GTAATCGTAATCCTTACGCAGCTCTATCCATCTTCGCTTCCTAAGATTCAGCTCCTTCTAAGTGATGAGATATTTAAGACTCTTGTGATCTGTGTAGATagtacacttctcaccgtaTAAATAGTGCCTCCAAATTTTTAGTGCGAATACCACTGTGGCTAACTCCAAGTCATGAGTAGGGAAATTCGCTTCGTGAggcttaagctgacgagacacATAAGCAACCACTTACTCTTTTGCATcagtacacaacccaaacccacgtgtgatgcatcactgtGGATAATGAATTCCTTCCCAGACTCTGGCTGTATCAAGACAGGGGCCTCAGTCAAAACTTTCTTGCTGCCTATCAGTCTAGTTAAATGGTACCCCTTTACACAACAACTTAGTCAGAGGTGCAGCAATCAAggaaaacccctcaacaaaacgTCTATAATACCCTGCTAGACctagaaaattttgaatctcAGATACGGTCTTAGGTGGTTTCCAATCCTGTACGACTTTAATTTTTTGAGGATCAACCCTAATCCCCTCGGCAGATACAACATGACCCAGAAATGTCACTTCTCGcagccagaactcacacttaCTGAACTTAGCGTACAACTGTTTCTCCCTTAAAATTTGCAGAACAATTCAGAGATGAGCATCATGTTCACCCTCGGTTCTCGAATACACCAAGATATCGTCTATAAAGACCACCACAAATCGATCCAGGTAAGGCTGAAATACACGATTCATTAAGTCCATGAAGGCAGGTGGTGCATTCGTCAGCCCAAacggcatcactaggaactcataATGACCATAACTAGTTCTAAACGCAGTCTTATACACATCAACCTCCTTAACTCTCAGGTAATTGTACCTAGGATGAAGATATATTTTGGAGAACACTGAAAGTCCTTgtaactgatcaaataaatcatctatcctCGGCAAAGtatacttattcttgatagtcAGTTTATTCAATTACCGACAGTCGATGCACATGCACATGGtcccatccttcttctttacgAACAACACTGGTGCTCTCAACGGAGACATGCTAGGTCGAATGAATCTTCGATCTAACAGTTCTTggatttgagcttttaattccacCAGCTCTTTCAGTGCCATCCTATAAGGGGCGATGGACATTGGGGCTGTTCCTGGCAGGAGCTCAGTTCCAAATTCAACTTCGCGGCTTTGAGGCAACCCAGGGAGCTCATCAGAAAATACATCAAAAAAATCCTTAAGAGTTCTGATATCTCCAACAGAAGGGCCCTCAGAATCAAATGCACCAATATAGGCTAAAAACGCTTCACAACCCTTCTGAACCAGTTTTCCAGCCCTTAATGTAGAGATCATATTAGACAGAAAGTCCCTTCGCTCCTCAATCACAACCACCTCCTCATCCTCAGTAGTCTTTAATATCATACGCTTAGCAGCACAATCCAAACTTGCACGATGtttaaccaaccaatccatccccaagatTAGGTCGAATTCACCAAACGGTAGCTCCATCAAATCTGCTAGAAATATAACTTCTTAAACCTCTATGGGCACATCTCTGAACAACTTGTCTACCCTTATAGACTGTCTCAGTGGACTAAACACAGTCATCTCATTAACAGTATTCTCACACATGAAACCCAAGGTGCCAGACACAGTGCATGCAATGTATAAATGCGTAGACCCTATATCAATCAGAATAGTGTAAGGTACATTATAAATTAGGAACATACCGGTTATAACATCTCGAGCATCACCATCCTCTCGGTGATGAGCAACATAGACCAGTGTTGGCTGCCTCGCCCCAATATTACCAGACCTCTACCTTGCGCTCAACGACCTCATCCCACACCATTTTCACCTCTAACCTGCCCACGGCCTCTCGGTCGCTGCTGACCACCTCTCGTTGGTTGAACAAAACCCTGACCTATAGCCTGCATCTGAATGGGCTTTTGAGGACAATCCTTAACTTGATGCTCCTAGACACACATCTGAAGCATTCCCCAATCTTCTTCCAGCACTCACCCAAATAATGTCTCCCATAATCAACACAAGGCTGTGGTCTTGCAACAGAAACCCCAGCTCGGACTGGCCCATCAAACTTGGCCTCCTTTTTAGGCCTTCCAAAAGAACTtgagggctctgaatccctcttataTCTGCCCCTATCCTTCTCATGGTTCTGGTGCTCAGAGGGCTTCACATCCTAGgcaattttttccttttcaactAGGACAGCAAAATCTCGCTCCCTCTGTAGAGCTATCAATACCCGCAACGCATCCCGGAGGGCATCCTCAAATCGTACACAACATTCATATTCAGTTGCCACTATCCCACGAGCATAATGACTCGGTCACAGAAACGCCGCCTCATATTCAGCCACAGTTTTATTCCCCGggatcaaacttaaaaattccTTTCTTCGGGCTTCCACATTACTTGCGCCCATATACTTTCCTTGAAACGCCGCCTTAAATAAATCCCACGTTAACCGATCAGTCTGAGTACCCTCTCGCACAGTAAGCCACCACCGACAGGCTTCGTCTTGCAGTAAGGATACTGCACCTTCTAGTTTTTGCTCAGAAGTGCAATCGAGGTCATCCATTATTCTTTCTGTGGCTTCTAACCAGTATTCAGCCATATTAGGGGCTACCCCAGAAATACCCCTAAAAATTTTTGCTCCATTCAATCGGAGTCGTTTTGAAATCGACCCATGGCCTACAGCACCAGTACTGGTCCCTGCGACCATTTCCAGAATACGGAGCATAGCTTGGGATAGTGCATCATCCTCAGCCGTTTGATTGAATGATCTCGTTTCAGTCACCGATGAAGCTGGTGCTTCCCTAGCCCCAATATTAGGCATGTGGCCTGATGCCGAAGACCCAGTCCTAGCACTTCCTCGGCCTCTATCGCGACCTCGAGTACCCCTACCGCGAGTGCCTCTAGTGCTCATATCTAGCAATGTATTATCtgtttatgaagttttatgCATTAGTTAGTAATTCTAGTAATTATTAACAGATGCCTTATGAAAAGGAGTAATCAGAGTTTTATTTCCGCAAATCAAAGTCTCCCTGCAGTTTCCAGCTTCCTACAGTCTCAGTTTACTCTAACTAAAGAGTTTCAGTACAGTCTTATTATCTATAGTAATCTCTCAGCGTATTTCAGTTCAAGCAGTCTACGGTATAAAGAAAACTTATGGATTCGGAGTTAGAGACTCGGTGTACTACACTTGTAAACCTTCCAAAACACTTTAagaataattttccaaaaattacagatattttcaaaatccattCCACAGTTGAGTTTtgtaacctggctctgataccactaaatgtaacaccccaaacccgacctaaacgttatggtcgaatctgatGTGTCACACtgaagtgtctttcgaaaaattaacttgttggtaaaaatttgtttttaagcttaaaataaacccctttattaattatttaacaaatcaactaGACAAACGTTTGTCTTGTTATCTGATATTGTTTTAATACGTTGGTCTGAAATAGTGGAAGTTTCAAATCTTTAAATTCTATTGTTTAAAACTCATGTatttgaaaacagtaattattttaaaaattcgtcttctcctatctagcagtttaaaatatgtaagtaaaagcccaattaaaaatttaaaccaacttaaaggccttattacaaaaacaaaacccgacttataaattgaataaaaataaaagcaagtgcAAACAAtagcagttgtgtggccacctccaagTCCCTCACAGCACCGAATCACCTATGACTATGGATTACCTACACAGTTAAAAgaagagggtgagtttacgaaactcagtgtgtaatcctctaCCAAATAGTTAGCATATAACATGTAGTAACAGTATAGGCCCGAGCCCTATTCAGTatcagtacagtgtgggcctagCCTGATACAGTAAAAATGTAagccttagcccaatatagtaaTAGAGTGGGCGTTAGCCCAATACAATAATAGTGTGGGCCTCAATACAGTAACAATATAGTTCCATAATGCACCCCATtccaatccaaccaacacacaacttcgtaccaccaacacaccatgtgtaacagcccgattttgaccctattTGGAACGGTGGTTTCGGAACCACGAATTCGAgtcagaaaaaatattttaaaaaatattttctatttttattatgtgtgaattagTGTGTGctgaatttttgtttaaaaaattcattatttggatgcccgatttaataaaagaactaaatcgcataaaatgtaaaaatggcTTTCTAATTGTTAAAGGTGTTTAATGGCTATTAAATGGAAATGTGGGGCACTTGCATGTCAATTATACCATTTATATTAGTGGTGGACAATATTGGACAAGGTTAGgtgaatttttatattatgttaataaggttaaaatggtaaaaagtataataatatgtaattaaataaaaaacaaacataaaatagcCATGCAATTGTGTTCATCTTAGCCGAatgttgaaagaaaaagaaaagaaaagagagttaTTGTGTTCGGCCTTGTCTAAGTTCAATTAAAGTATGCATTtagctcggtttttgataatttttacgtttttgagatcgttgttaTGTAAATTAGCAAGCCCatgtttcaatttttgaatttgatgatgattttgtgttttttcattgttgaaagcttgatgaatcttgtgtttaatgatagaaaataaatatatgttgttagattaatatgttttgtatttgaatttttggtgaatttgagtaatttgggctaaattatgaaaataataaattgaggactaaaatttaaaataaatgaaatgtgaggaCTTACATAAGCTTAGTGAATATTCGCCAATTATGGtgtgatgaaattttttattttatattttgtgaaatagggactaatttgtgaaaatgtgaaatgttaggggaaaaagtgtaatttgcctatatatgtgtttttggatgaatttaattgaatatgtgattaaataagtttaaattttactaatttagatcaagaaaaggggAAATAGAATTAGATCAGGGGAAATCTAAAGTTGTTTAATAGTCGTCTCGGTTCATTCAtcttcgtccgaggtaagtctatatatttgtgaattttaaatgctgaattgaatttatGTGTATTTATATGGGATAGCcaaaagtatatgtatatagaaaCAATGTGCATAATTTGGATTTGATCAAAATACGACGTACGAAAGTCTTGAGTGAACCAAAGGAATTTTGGTAAGTGTTATTGTGTAAGACCCTGTGTGAGACAGTGGCATCAATTTATAATTACGAGTAAGATCTTGTGTGGGACAGCGGCATCgctatgtgattacatgtaataCCACATGTGGGACGTTGGTATTGTACGATAAACATGATTAGTCGAGCATACTATTTAGTTTCGATTGGTTCAATGGGCATTATTATGTTGTGATTGAATGTGGAATCGAGCTAAAAAGGTCAGGTAAGTGTTAAGTTCAATGTTAATGAAAATAAGGTAGGcttattatttgaaatgatgatataaattatgtatgttatatGGAGAATAATATGTACTTACATGAATGCTCATATTCAGCCAAATAAGgtatttgtgatattttaaaagtgAGAGTTATGTGTGCTTATGAGTATATGTGCATTCGGCCAAGTGATGTTTAATTGCTAATAAATTTTTGTGAAGTTATATGAATTGGATACTATGCTAAATGTATATGTGAATAAGGGTTTCTTGATTCGacttagttaaattatattataaatgtttttttaatgatttattttcttatgactTACTAAACTATTCAAGCTTACTCTGCGCctgtttattcatttttttatagattttggagtcaagttacgagctcggggatcttCAGTGTAATCAGTCATACTATCGATcgctattttggtatttttaaaagttaaacttTACtctaatggcatgtataggctagcttgtgtttggattatttttgaatttgtaaataGTAAGCCATACGAAAATGGCTAGATATGATGCCTAAGTTTATGTAAATTTCAGTCATGATATAAATATACGTGTGATGCGTTTGGTACATAGTTAATGGTTGTGTAATTTAGTTAGAGTTTAAGCCTATTTCGaaagcaatatatatattataggtATATGACGTATTTGATATATGCATGATGATATAGTCTTGAAAGTTGGCATGTTTAAATTTGACTATTAAACGTAGAAAAATGGTAAAGGATAGTTAAGTGGGTAGTGCATGAATTGGTTAGTTTTACAAGTGAAATTTGATCATTTAGAAATACTTGTAAGTACTCGAATAATTTTTGTCCATTTTGCTGTGTGGTATGGTTcaacttaaatttatatgtacgTGTAACAAGcttgtaaataatttatattgatattatttaatgttatgaatTGATATGGTAATTGTGGTTTAATTATGCTAAATGggtaaatttatataatgaaTGCGTTGATGTAAGTTGAGTATATGGAAGTAATATATAATCGATGTTTATTTAGGTGTTCAAATGCCTTATTATTTATCCACAACTTTTAGCTAATGggattattatatatatatgtattacgatataaagttttataataGTAAGATATGTTTGGTTAGTAGATTAAATGGTATACATTTATGattattatatctttataacATATGGGTAGAATTTGGTTTTTGTGAGTTAGTTAGATTAAACAttgatgtgttttggttgtggaTTGTTAACAATGGTAGTTTAATCATGTGgataattgtttaattatgtgtaatattgatattgattcgtatatgaatattcattgcttatgattatatgttattaagATTGATTTATATAGGGATATAAGTTGCCAAATTTGACTTGTGAAATAACATATATTAGTTGAGTCAAGtagatgattaaataaatagtattgatgtgtttaaaatattttttaaagcatGAATTGTTTATGTATTATAAGTAATAAAGCATGCTTGGATTTTAGTTAGTTAAGTGATCCATTTGTGCGAATGTGATTATTAATATTGGCTGCTAGTTActattcgaatttaaaaatttctcgtgatttagttattaaaatttgtgCATAATTTGAATTGAAAGGTCTTTTTTTCGAGTTGATTGTTTGGTCGATAATgtcttgtaaccctaatctagcgacagatatgggttagggatgttacatttgattgttatcagagctatggtttagtcgattctaggaatAACATAGCGcttgtgagtctagctatacacgCCATGATTTTTTATGctgcgatagtgtgatgattcctGACCTTGAAAATGTGTTTtcatatagtaaatggatcctgaTCCCGATCGAGTTGTAGTTGATGATGTCGAAAGTATAGCGCCTGCTCCCGTCCAAGGGACAGTACTGGTTGATTCTTGACTAACTTCGAGTACCCAAGAGGGtgaggctaaacaagccttttaCCAAATGATCAACAATTGGTTTACTCAGTATATCCGGACTAATCCGGAtgcacaacaacctccacc
This sequence is a window from Gossypium raimondii isolate GPD5lz chromosome 5, ASM2569854v1, whole genome shotgun sequence. Protein-coding genes within it:
- the LOC105767039 gene encoding uncharacterized protein LOC105767039; its protein translation is MSTRGTRGRGTRGRDRGRGSARTGSSASGHMPNIGAREAPASSVTETRSFNQTAEDDALSQAMLRILEMVAGTSTGAVGHGSISKRLRLNGAKIFRGISGVAPNMAEYWLEATERIMDDLDCTSEQKLEGAVSLLQDEACRWWLTVREGTQTDRLTWDLFKAAFQGKYMGASNVEARRKEFLSLIPGNKTVAEYEAAFL